GCACCACGACGCTGCGCTGCTTCGGTGCCAGAACTTTCATGATGTCCATCAGGAGCGCGCGGTCGGCGTGCTGCTCGGTGGAGTCGTCGACGCTCGCGTCCGGCAGCTGCTCGGTCGGGACCTCCTCCAGCTTGCGCGCCCGCCACCACTCGGTCCGCGTGTTGATCATCACGCGGCGCAGATAGGCGTCCGCGAGGCGCTTGTCCGCGATGCCGTCCCAGCGGCCGTACGTCCGCACCAGCGCCGTCTGGAGGAGGTCCTGGGCGTCCGTCGGGTCCGGGACCAGCCGGCGCGCGCTGCGCAGCAGCGCGTCCTGCCGGGTGCGGACATACTCCTCGAACTCGAGCACCTCGCCCTGCGCCATGTCGAACCGCCTCCTGATCCCCGTTTCCGTCGGCCCCTCGCCGTCGGTCCGTTCCGTGGGAATGAAGCTACGGAGGCGTTGTCACGGCGCTGTGCGCGGCAGCCCTCGGCTGGCAATCGGCTGTACGTCGGTTGTGTAACGGACGTAGGAACGGGGTAAAGCAGCACACCAGTTGGCGGCTGTTTGGGGTGATTCGGCTCTGTGGTGGCTGTGATGTTTCGGCGCTCTACGTCAACGGCAGCCGATACAAACCACCGGGAAGGGGCTCCACGAGTCCGTCCGCGACGAGTCCGTCCAGCGCGCGCGCCCGCTGCACCGGCTCGTGCCACACCCGGTCCAGCGTCGACTGCGGGACGGGTGCGTGGGCTTCCCGGAGTACGGCGAGGAGTTTGCCGCGGACCTGGCGGTCGGTGCCGGCGTAGGTCTGGCCGCGGCGCGGGGGACCGTCGTGCTCGGGCTTGCCCGCCAGGCGCCAGGCGCACTGCGCGGCGATGGGGCAGCGGTGGCAGGACTCGTTCTTGGCGGTGCAGACGAGTGCGCCGAGTTCCATGGAGGCCGCCGCCCAGCGCGAGGCGGTGTGCTCGTCGTCGGGCAGAAGGGCG
The sequence above is drawn from the Streptomyces sp. SLBN-31 genome and encodes:
- a CDS encoding SigE family RNA polymerase sigma factor codes for the protein MAQGEVLEFEEYVRTRQDALLRSARRLVPDPTDAQDLLQTALVRTYGRWDGIADKRLADAYLRRVMINTRTEWWRARKLEEVPTEQLPDASVDDSTEQHADRALLMDIMKVLAPKQRSVVVLRHWEQMSTEETAAALGMSAGTVKSTLHRALARLREELESRDLDARALEHEERERCAV